DNA from Onthophagus taurus isolate NC chromosome 2, IU_Otau_3.0, whole genome shotgun sequence:
GCTGATAATGTTGATTAAAGCAGAAAGTTTCACTCTACGAAAATGGCTTATAGTAACAATAAAGGACTTCTTCCAGGCACCAGTCGCAAATTTCTGGTGCCATTAGTGGTAGTATTCTGATGTGTCCTCTTAGAAGGGGTTGACCGTGTCGCAACGACCACACGTTGGAAAAGAACACGCTGTTCGAAACCTTTAGAAATTGATAGAGGAGGCCAAGGCTCAAAAACTCTTCTGTAGTGCCACAGATGATAAAAGGACTTCTTAGATATCTCCCTGACACTGCAAAAGAACAATGTGGAATACAGCTTACTTAAAGTTTTACACTGCACtttcaaatatatttccatGTAAAGTAAACACAACAGTATAGTGTACAATAATAATCTTCTTAAAAATCCCAAAACTCTTCGAACAATTGAGTTCATTCAACGTTTATGATATCTGCAATGAGAAGACTGTGGGTTTCCCATCAAAATATGGATAACATtggaaaagaatttataacaaaatttctctTGAGTTTGATTTTTGAGCTGTTTTATAGTTAATTAAACATGCTGGTTTTAAATCTGCATGTCATTCTCATAAGGTATTTCTCTCAGAAAATTGAGAACATTTCATGTATTGTTtactttttactttattttccttttcatGTATAATTGATGTGACTTTGAGGACATGATACACAAACAATACAGTTATTTTTCAGTGTGATCACAAAAAAGCTGGCATAGTTCTTAATTTGGCGCTTGAAACGATTATGTGTCTTATCGTAATAAATTCTGCTTGCAAATTGGGAATATGTCTGAACATCTTTTGTTTGTTactaaaatcaacaataagtGAAATTAGAATTGTCTTCGCAacgattttcattaatattcataatgccACATCGGCAAAACAGATTAATAAACCATGAATTATGGATTGTGTAGATGCgagaattttcttttatttttcttttatttacatCAATTTAGAATAGATTAGTTTAAGctttacaaataataaaattacaaaaatacggaatattatttataataattttgtttgtagcatggtttaattaaaatttcagcTTActgcataaaatttaaaatattatagtaACGCCAGAggaatatattattttcaaattactgCGAATATTATTTGGTAATAATTATTCAGCAATAATTATTCAACGTATAATTCTCCGGATATTTGCCAGTACTAATAACTGATATAATCTATTGGAAACTGTGAAATGTGAACCATTTCGATAACCGCCAGTGCGCACTGATACGTACGGAAATATCTGAAAACCCATAATTGAAACGTTGGTTTGAAGTGTATTTTAGAGATTTATATCAAATTCGCAGgaatttaatcattaaataGTTATCTATATTTATCAATACACAAAATCTGTAACCATTTAGAAATAATCTACTATTGTAACTTTGtctttttttgatatcaaatccacgttttaacatttttttgtatcagttgtttttaacattaaccCAGTATACCttttttacctttaaaatcgtttttatttcaagAGAACAACGggcttttttaaaatgattaatagtacgtttttacttcaaaacttCAGACgggttaatttttttcgacGGTTCTTCGATGTGCTAATAGCGTCGCACACGAacacctttttttttgttaaagatAGCGGGATCTGGATATTTGTGTAGcctttaaagcaaaaaaaggTTTGATGGGTACTTCTTATAATGAATACCCGTAAATTTTCATAGTATTTTCTGCTTTCAATATAAAAAGGAACACGAAATCTTTGGgctattttgtttttttattaaaaccgtAATTATTGCAGACGTGTTGATAAAAGCTTTTTGATGACTTCTATTTATCTTAGAAGACGAAGGTTTTTGTTTCTTTACTCTCAAGTGACTACATAAAtggttgtgatttttttttgtgttgttaTAAGTACAGAgaagaatattttaattaaatcgttacATTATGTGTGGGTAGAGTTAGAAGGTGATAAAGTATCAGCAAGTTTCCACCAAACAAGTAATTTCCAACACGCCAACTCTCTTCTAGTTTGGTGTGTAACGTAATAATACTTTGTTATACGCGCTGGTTAACTTTGGGAAGCCAACTTACCTTCAGTTAATTGACATCACCCCAGTTATTGACGTCTCGCTATTACGCAATCacatttcatctaattcatatgTCGAATTGGAGAACTACGCGTTATCTGCaaccaaaaatttataattaatccaACACTTatcaacatttataaattgtttcaaaaacatttttcatgtatttattTGGGTAACCGGTAATGTAATGTgagattaacaaaaataaaacattattctTATCGTTACTTTGCGGTTACAAGACAATTTTTGCGGAGGATATACGTTAAATGGAAGTCGGGGATTGTTGTGGCGGAATACGAGAATGCTGTTGTTTTACGACAAATTGAAACGTCACTAACCCGTGTTTCAGAGTGAGGGAGTCTTTTCTTATCTAGACCCTTAGGTCTCGCTTCCCCCTATCTTACAACGATTGTCGTTTAACCTTTCTTTCTGTGTGtacttacattttttttggagagtattataactactGAAATAATATCTGTGGGTGTATTTGTAGAATGTCTGCAGTTATTATCTAAACGAGACGACAATTCTTGTTgatctaaattatttttgagagCCAAGGTGTAATCATAAAACGTTTCTTATCCGCTTATTACCAGgttattttagaaataaagctGTCTTAAATTCTCATCATAGtatcattataaaatttcctggataTGTAAAAGATccattttataaatcaaatttaaacccAGAAAAAAACGTGATTTGCCAATGCTAGAGTGTTGGCTGGTAAGCTAGATCACACAACAATTCTGGCACAATTATGGCACCACTAAAGCTGTCATACATTATGTCTACGTATAACCGGCACTTTCCTTTCTAGTTTGTATAATTATGAGGTCACAAAAAATAGCTGATATCTTTTACTAAATTTTGATTCCCATTATCAAAATTAGGTGTAAAAGTACAACTTTCTAATtccattaatttctttaaattggCATGAATCTAACTTAACTATTGCTCTCAAAGAAGGTGAGCACCGGATTTAGGCACTAACTATGTAACTGCACAATGTAAATATGAAAGggatttttgatgttttgaggAATGAAATCATCCAAAATCAACTGCCAAAGAAGTCATCAAGATGCCAATAAAGAAATAACATGGATTATGCCAAATTATACGcataataatttacaaaaccaACCTATATCTTTGTGTATCTGGTGTATGCTAAAAAGATAAAGCAGTACAATAGTACAATCATAAAACTTAGACCCATTATCAACAGTATCAATTCAATTGACCGATTTAGAGAGTATGATTGACTTCTTAAGAATTACAGAGCtgtaatataaaacaataaattccgTGTAAAATGTACAACTTTGATGAAAGGTTTCAATTTGACCTATTTGTTTTGATCAATGGAAAAGCATTTTGTATAATAGTGTAAAAGATTTAACGAATTTTATTAGTTTGTTTGACAAACTAATGTTTATATAAATCACAACGTAATCTGCGatgacaaatttataaatcacaCTTCCTTGTTTCCGTTTTTGTGAATTtcgataaaataatttgttataaagttgaaataaatatttttttttaaagaaaaccgAAAATATTTACCTCGAATTATTATATACTACAAGAAACAACACTTCTTATAATTGTTGATTCATTTCCTTATCTTtactaaacaaaaatatatattttgaatgtctttaatgaattcttagaaaagaaatgttttaatcaTATCTCGgttaaccaatttttaatcattctAAGTTTTAACTCATACTAACATGCGATAATACGCACGCTTTAACtcactttgttttattttctatctATCTGAAATGCTTTAAAAACGGGGATTACGTTTTGCGTTTCCGATTTCGATTTCAAACGCGCGCACATTTGCTGCATTTTTTGTGTGCAACGTCATATGTACTTACGATGATAACGAATAGATAGGAGGAGTCTTAAGACAAGAttatattgtaaatatttattctCATCGCGGGTAAGTTACTTAAATACGGCCCAATGTATTGCGCGCTGCATTATCATCAACGATTTATTCCTGGAGTGTTGCTCTCGATTCGAAACTAAacgttttatgtattttagtTTCCAAAAATTACggttataagaaattttaaaagcagTCCAAggctaattatttaattgagtTATCATGACTGTAGAGCATCATCGCTGTAATTGTGATACAAGTGTTCGCGGTTAAAGCTTTTGGTGTTAACACggaatttttattcttttatttgtgttttgagggattacaaatattttaaatgtaagtaatgattttatttttattctttattgaGTCCTTTGACTTGTGACTATTCATAATCTATAATTTATGGTATTCATAATCTTAAATGATACTAGTACATAGTTAAGATAACGATATCGAATTTGCGATTAATTTGGTTAATAAATgtctttttgaatatttatgagAATActtaaattgttataataaaCGAATTTATAGTAAGGAggaaaaagaaatatgttgAAGTGgtaaaatatatttgtattgaaTCACCGACGCTTTGCATCCTTTGTGGAATTTATAGTATCAGAAATTTACATATGAAGAAATATGTGTATCTAGAAATATCTGAATAAAGGAGGGTTTTTGGGGAATTTATTTCGTTTGTAGCAAATCATAATCTTGTATGAAATGTAGTACagttaatgttttctttactaaatttatttatttattctaatttttcaGATATAAATCAAGAATGAACGACACGTTTACTACCTACGAAGAAGGTTCACAACATTCGTTTAGtattgtaaacatttttataatattaaccggcttaacaaatatatttgtaaattGCTTAATTTTATACGGTTTGATAAAAACGAAGCTATTTAGACCAGTCTACATAGTGATAATTCACATTGCAATTTTCGATATAATTGGACAATTCTTTTGCCCTACATTGTATAAGTTGTTTACAAGAGACGatgatatttttgaagattttcaaACTCATGCGATTTTTGGTAGTATATATTTTGTAACTCTCTATTTAATAGCATTGTTAatgtttatattattactCAGAGTACAGTTAGCTTGCGTTGATAAGTATTTTATATTCGTTCTGTCTGTTTATTGGGTGTTGGccataataatatttgttttacttcTCATTTGCTATAAGTTCATGTTTTTGTTCATACCGCCGTATCTCGTGATACTTGCTGTTTTATTGGTTCACTTACATATTCATCAAATTAGgacaacattaaaaattagtgAATATTCCGGTGTCGATTATCAAGTGTCCCTTTTGatagttttaatatttatttctagTAGATTGATAACAATCTTGTTTGTTCTATTAGCAGAATTAACGTATAGATTTACACCTGTACTAGGCGATTATTACTTTTTGGCAATACTGCAGCTTGTTCCGATAGCGaactttttgattattatgaaatttgaGGAaggatttaataataatattaaacgtATATTTAGGATAAGAAGACTCGGCGGTAACACTTTCAGACCATTACAAGAAGAGCATGGATTACCCGAATagtttaagttaatttattttaaataaaaagttttaatgataatttcttgtttcaattttaaatcatatttttaattattgcgtAGAaactatataaattattaaatctgACGTGGTTATCGGGCTGCAGACGCAAATTCCGAACAGATGTCAAATGTTATCTAATACACAACGGTTATCATCGTATTATTGAGAAATAACCAAGCTTTAATTTCCATAACGAGAcaatacttttatttaaaagaattgaTAATGTATAGTATGACTCCTAAATTCTTAGTCATTATTTTGCCCAATATCTGACGTAGATTACTTTATTTTCcaacaacaattttgtttaGTATTTTGATAAGAAGTTTGTATAATTACTgcagtttaaaatatttgatttgaGCGGATATTAGCGGTAAAATCCATTTCCTATAATGAAATTCTCACAGTACGATGTAAAGTACTGCTTTTCAATTTCAACTGAGTTTCTAGATTTAACTTGATGGTTTCTCAATCTCGAAACTATTTATAGGTTTTGCTTATAATCAATTTAGAACAAGGTAcgttatattttcaataataaatgttaaaaaattattttaaatttgtttcaagaaataaattaataatactcgtaaatatttaatgcaataatttgataaataaaaccaATTCCACTTCTTGGCAGTGATTCCACCTTTACAAAGTTTCCTTAGTCACACGAATCGAtgttttatcttcaataattttatctttcaatTTCTTAATGGTCTCCACCTtacactttaaattttaaatatctcCATAAAGAGAATCCAAGGGTGTCTGGAGATCAAGTCTGCCATTTGCTAGATCTCTGGCGGTCTTTCCACCATCCATTAACGATGGTATTAAGGTACGTTCATACCATAGCTGCATAATGTGGTGGCGCTCCATTTTGCTGCAAGACAACACTGAATTGAAATTATTCTgcgatttttttattcgtggaattatttcattttctaataatCGCGAATATGATGTCCTTGTCAGGCTTTTAAAAATAGAGGTCTCACGTTATCTAATATTCCAGCCAAAATGTGTATTTTTTGGAGATATTGGGCATTCGTCTCACTCTTCTGTCAGGGTCATCTTTTGTGAGTTGATGAATCaattgaattttgtttaattatatagatagtgtttattttttgatatctcagcATTGTTGGGCTTATGATACACGTAGATGACTACAATAGTCGACGATATCATTGGAGTATAATGACTTTCGctataaattgaaattgtcGTTGAAATCGAGCGTGTGTGGGTTTCTTTCACTTCTGGTGAATACCATAATTGCCCCTATTCTTTGCTCAAAGCTCTTTCTTACCATCTCTACAATTTCTCCATCTTGCATCGAtacaaataaaagataaagatgacgaaaattattttcatggtgactttatacaaaaattttacccTATCGGtgctttttgaataatttaacaaaaggAGAAACtccaacaaaaaattaaataaaccgATTTActtagaaaaatacaaaagtttGTCTTTATGTACAAATTTATACTAGAAGTATTTCAAAAACCTCAAGAatataagttaatttttttataaagttaccAATATTTAATGGTCAATAGTAATCGTTCGATCGTCTTGTTTTAGCTATATTAGACTTGAGGCGCACCGTATACTTGCACAGG
Protein-coding regions in this window:
- the LOC111426959 gene encoding uncharacterized protein, which gives rise to MNDTFTTYEEGSQHSFSIVNIFIILTGLTNIFVNCLILYGLIKTKLFRPVYIVIIHIAIFDIIGQFFCPTLYKLFTRDDDIFEDFQTHAIFGSIYFVTLYLIALLMFILLLRVQLACVDKYFIFVLSVYWVLAIIIFVLLLICYKFMFLFIPPYLVILAVLLVHLHIHQIRTTLKISEYSGVDYQVSLLIVLIFISSRLITILFVLLAELTYRFTPVLGDYYFLAILQLVPIANFLIIMKFEEGFNNNIKRIFRIRRLGGNTFRPLQEEHGLPDDLNWNRGRKLLILISNFYPYLYRLLFTIDIRFICFET